CTTATTCATGATTTCATGGAAATAATTCAGACGGATATCCATACCAATGCCCATATTCATGAAATAACGCGTGGCAGGAAGCAGCCATTGGGTGATTTCACGGACAAGCCCCACACCGAGTATAATCCATACCCAGGTGAGAATATTGTCGTAGTGGATATCCCGGGTTAGGTGATCGATCACAAATTTAAAAATATAGGGATAAACTGTTTTGGCGGCGATGGCGAGGGTCGTAATCAGCAGGAGGATGCCCATGCCTTTGCGCCGGAGTTTCCAAAAGGGGAGGAACCATCGGAGGACGTGTTTCATGCCACACCCTCCCGTTGTTTCATGATCAGGTCATAATAAAATCCTTCTTTCATCATCAGTTCGTCATGATTACCCATCTCCATAATTTTGCCATCCCGGATAAAAAGGATGATATCGCAATGCCGGATGGTGGACAGACGATGGGCTACAATGAAACTTGTCCGCTCTTCGATGAGGGTATTGATGGCGTGTTGGATTTTTTGTTCGGTTCCGGGATCCACAGAGGAAGTTGCTTCATCCAGAATAAGGATGGAAGGGTTCACGGTAAGGGCCCGTGCCACAGCCAGAAGTTGCCGTTGTCCGTAAGAAAGATCTTTTCCCCCTTCAGCCAGATTGTCATGGATGGAAATTCCCCGTTGAAAAAGGACGGAATCGATGCGGCTTACCTGTATGGCATGGTGAATCTGATCTTCGGGGATATCCTCACGGAAAGCCATGAGATTTTCCTTCACGGAAGCCGGGAAAAGGTAAAGATCCTGAAGCACCAGACCGAAATGATGCCGCAAATCCTGTACGGCAAAGCGCCGGATATCTGTCCCGTTGATATAAACAGCCCCCTCATCCGGATCTCTGAAGCGGCACAAGAGACTGAGGATCGTTGTTTTTCCGCCGCCGGTTGGACCTACAATGGCTACAGACTGGCCGGCATGAACGTCGAACGAAATATTTTTCAGGACCGGTTTATCCTGTTCATAACCATAAGACACGTTTTTGAACTCAATCCGGCGGATTTCATCAGGAAAGGGGAGAGGATCCGGTACATCAGGGAGGACCGGTTTCATTTCAAGTGTGTTGAAAATGCGGTCTGCAGCACCGCCTGCCCGTTGAATTTCCCCTAGTTGTTCGCTCAGCATGATAATTGGCCAGTAAATTTGAGCAATGTATTGTGAAAAGAGAATCAGGGTCCCGATTGTCATGGTGCCGGCACTGATCCATTTGGATCCAAAAATCAACACGGCCATAGTTACCAGGACTTCCATAAAGGCGAGTCCCCGGAAGATGCCGTATTCTACATAGGCTATTTTTGCCGCAAAGCGCCGGTAGGATTCATTCTCTTTTTCCAGCCGCCGGGCAGCCCAGTGTTTCCGGTTGAAAATCTGGAGTATGGATACCGATTTCAGAAATTCTGCCACAATTCCACTGATGGTGGCATAACGGGCACGTTCCTCACGGAAAAACGGCCGTAGATATTTAAACAGAAAATATGTCCCGGTGATGACCACCGGCAATACCGCTGCAACAATCAAAAAAAGCCGGTAATCCACAATGAGCAACATGACCATGGCACCCACAAGCATTCCAGCCGCCATGAGAACCCGTTGCATCATGGTGGATGTCAGGGAAATAAGACGCTGGGCATCGGATTCAATCCGACTAACCAGCTTGCCTACAGGATATTTTTCCAGGTAAGGGAGTCCAAGGGTCATTAAATGGTCAAAAAGCTTGATTTTGATGTCACTGATTGCCCGGACACCGGCTAATTGCAGGAGCCAGGAGGAAAAAAAACCGACAATGGCGGATAAAACCATGGTGCCCAAATAGAGGAGAGCACCATTGCGGACCGGCCGATAGCTGTCGGATGGGATGGCTTTATCTACGATGTACATGAGGATGCGGGGTTGAAGAAGTATGAGAAACACACCGGTTAATGCCAGAAAAAAGGCCCCGATAAAAATAGTCCGGTATGGCCGGATAAATGGATATACCTTTTTAAAAATGTTTCGGGTCGAAGGGATGTTGCTCCCCTCATCTTCAAATGAATCGTCCTCATTCCACCACATGACTCGTCTCTCTTTAAGGCGTTAAAATTACGATGATTTGAAAGAGAGAGGAAAAGAATTATGAATGATGAATGATGAATGATGAATTGAATGATGAATGATGAATTGAATGATGAATGATAAATTGAATGATGAATGATGAATTGGATGTGTAACAAGGTTCAGTAGTAGTGGCAGGGCACGCCTGCCACTACTCTACACTCTCAACTCATCACTCATTCTCTTATATTATGGTATAGGAAAAAGGATGTTGTATGGCGAAAACACGATATGAGGAAATGACTCTGCAATATGGCAGAGATGAAATTTTGATTCGTATTGACCGTCCGGAGCGGGAATCGGATGTGGTTTTGGTGTTGGGACATGGGTACTACCATGATATGGAGGATGATTTATTACAGTATCTGGCACAAAAACTGCCGGAAGAAGGACTTTTGGTAGCCCGGTTTAATTACCCCTTTGCCCATAAACGGTGGAAAGGACTCCCCCATGCTTCCAAATGGGTCCCTTTTTATCAGAAGGTATTGGAACGTATTCAGACAGAATCTTTTATCCCTGAAAATTCCTATTATTTTACCGGTGGGAAATCCCTCAGTGCCCTGGTTTCAGCCTCTTTACCGGATCATCAGGATACGGGAAAGATATTTCTCGGGGCACCCCTTGAAATCCGAAAAGGTTTTCTCCGCTGGCCTGTCAGTCCTGAACCTTTTTTAAAGCAATCCGTTCCCATGCTTTTTGTTCAGGGAAGTGAAGACCGCTATGCACCCCGGCGGAAGGTGGAACTTCTCATGGGTAAACTGAATCCCCGGGGACATCTTCTCCTGATTCCCGGTGCAGATCACTCCCTGAAAATCCAAAATCAGCAAAACCGGTCACAAAAAGAAGTATATCAGGAAATTTCTGATATTATTTTATGGTTTGTCAGCGAATCCCTCAGGAAAAAGCTGAAGAAAAACTAAAATCCGGGAAAAGCGTAGAATAAACGTCAAATCGTAAACAGATGTAAAATATTAAAAAAATATCAAAAGACATATTCCCAGGTTGCTTATAAATCATAAAATCGTCATATTTGCATTATAGAAACAGACAGGAAAAAGAGGTGTTCACATGGAATTTTGGATTACACTTGCAGCACTCATCGTCATACTTGTCCTTGTATGGCTGATCGAGTACCGTTACCGCCGGCCGGATCAGATTGTTTTGCGGGAGCGGAAGGGGGTTGTTGAGGAAAACAAGAAGCGCTGGTATCCCCGGCATACATCCCTGGCTCTTCCAGGGAATGTGTATGCCGTACAATCCCAGGTAGATACGGAAGCCCGTGGGAAGCTGGGAGTCCGGGTCGTGATGGATCTGGCTGTGGCACCCTCGAGAAATCATTTACATGCACTGGTCCGGGCCGGAGGATGGTCCTCGGATGTGGTGGTTCATGCCACCCGGGAACTGGAGCGGCGCACCCATGCCCTGATTCGGGAGTTTGCAGAACAGAAAGATATTGACGTCCTTGAACCGGAAATTCTTAAAAAGCAATTGACAAAACAGGTTTCCGAAATGGCTCTTCTTCTGGGATTGGAGCTGGACAATCTGCATATTCAGAGTATTGAACCCCTGGATAAGCGGATAACGGAAGCCATGCAACGGCGTGAGGCGGACCGTATTTTGGAAGAGACAGAAAAGGCCAGTCAACAAGCCCGGGTCTCAGCGGAAAAAGCCCGCATTGAAGCAGATACGGAAATTGCAGACCGGGAGCATTCTCTCCGCTTGAAAAAACTGGAACTTTTAGGAAAGGAACAAGCCCGGGAAGCAGCCCTGGCAGAAGCAAGAGTCCGGGAAGAACAAAAACGCCGGCTTATGCAGATAGAAACTGAAAGCCGGGAGATGGAACTGTTGAAATCCCATCCTGAGATGATTCTGCTTTCACCACAACTGGCACAGCTTGCCGAATCTTCCCAACAGTTGAGGAATGCCCGGACGGTTGTCAATCTTCAGGGACAAGATGGTTCTGCTGTCGGATTTATTCAGGAACTACTGCAAGATGTGCTGAAACGGTTACAAAAGAGCGAAACAAAGGAATCCTGACGGTTTCATGCCTGATACGCAATCACATATCCCCCGGCTGAATCCCTTGCGGGTAGCCCGGATTTCTGAAATCAGCGAACTGACATCCGGTGCAGGTGTTTCCGATGTCCGCCGGGTGAGTTTTCACATTGGAAATCCGGTCCAGGATATCCGACTGGAAGGAAAAACACTGGCTCTCCTTGCGGGAGATGAAAATCCCGGTGAACATCCTCTATGGCCCTTGATTGTAAAAGCGACATCAGCCAGTATTCCCTATGCCCCCCGGGGAGGATACCGGAGTCATGATATCCCCGAACTGGTCCGGATCATTCATGACCATTTGCTGAATACAGAACGGGAGGGACTTGAATACCATGTGGGTGAAAATGGTGACCCTCGGGAAATAATTTTTAGTTCCGGTGGACATTTTGAAACACTCCGGGTCTTCCTTCGGGTTCTGAACACCTCTCTTGAATCCCCAACAGCCCGGATCCTTGCCATCGGGACAGATTTATCTCTCATTGCCTCCGATTATGAGCGGCTCCGTTTTGTTACTTTACCGGAAAAACCTCAAGACCTTTTTTCAAGGGATAAATCCCCCGTCTTTTTTATCATCGGACATCATCTGTCTGAAAGTGAACGGAAACTATATCGTCAGATAGCCCTTGATTTCCCGGTCATGTTTGTGGAAATGAATGATGCCCCTAATCACCTTTCACTGGCACGGGAAGCTGGACTCCGGGATCATGTTATCCGCTTTCTGAGTCCGGTTCTTTTTGATCCACGTCTTGCCTTTATTCCCGTCGTGACTGTCCTTGGGAACAGCAGCTACCTGCAACAAATGGAAACCCTCCATTTCGAATTGAAGGGTACACCTTCTGCAGCGGAAATTTGTACCCTGGAAGCTTTTTTGACCGGCGAAACAGAATTAAACCCGGATCCGGATCTTCAAACAGGCGTGGGTCAAAGACAATTTCCAGAAAATACACGGTTGAAATCCTTTTGGGAAAGGACCCGTCAAAGCACAGACCGCATCCTGGGGGAATCCCCCCTTGTGAAGCGCCATTCGCTGAAGGATCCTCTTATATCGATGAGTCGAACAGAGCTTTTGGACTTCTATGTCAATCTGAGCCGGCAACCGCATAAAATCCACGACCTGGAGCTTTCATTTCTGGCGGCTTTTCTCCGTTCTTACCCCTTTTACCGGCAGCAGGAGTGTTGCGTTGTCAGCGGATCGGCACGGACTGCCCTGGCTATCCTTGGACAACACAGTGGGATTGAGGACGTGATTATTTCGGATATGAGCTGGAATTATGAGCATGCTTTTCCTCGCTGCCGGACTATTCCCCCTTTGCCCGATCTACGTCCCGATGTTACCGGCATTTTGAATACAGTCGATGCCTGTTTGCGCCGGGATCCGTCCTGGCGTGATAAAGGGGCGGTGGTTGTGAATACACCACACAATGCCACAGGATTGGTATGGAAAGGGGAGACCCTGGATTTTCTGATCCGAGAGTTAGCTATCCGCCATATCCGGATTATTGATGATTTATCGTATTATGGGCTTGCTCCTTCCAACCATTTTAGGCCTGAACCTTCCATCCGCCAGCGGGCTTTAAAACTCCGGGAACAGGGTATTATCGCCGATGAGGCACCCGATCTTATTTTTACCATTCACTCTCTATCCAAAACAGACTGTCTGGCCGGAGCCCGCCTGGCTGTAGCCCATCTTCCTCATCCCAAAATCCGCGAACGTTTTCAGGCCGTGAATCAAAAAATCCACCCCAATCCCACAGCTTTGTTAATCGGGCTTCTTTTCTATAAAAATCCTTTTTCCCGACTGGATGAATCCCGAAGACTGAGAAACAGAATTCTGAACGAGCGGATGACGGCCTTGGAGCAGGCTCAGAAGGAGCTGCCGGCATATCGGAACAGGCAGCATATCATCATTCACAGACCGGAAGGGGCCATGTATCCCCGGCTTGAAATCAAAGATTTGCCACCAGGTGTCTCTATTGACCTGTTGGCAACGGAACTGGCCAATCAGGGGATTGGTCTGATCCCCTTAACGGCTTTTGCCCGCACATCTCTTGGATATATAGCTGCCTGCAAAAGTTTCAGGCTCTCCCTGGGAGGCAAAGATTCCGCTGAAGATCTGCAGTTTAAAACCCGCCGGATGTTGATAGATTTGAACCGGATCATCCAAATCAAAGCCGCATCGGTACGTCGGGTGAATTTACCCCCGGCAACATTGCGGGAACCGTCCTTTGACACTTTCAGGCCTCAATGGGAATCTGTCTGTCGGGACATTTTCAGGTTTGCTGTTGAAAACGGGATGAACCGTGTCCTGAAACGGAATCTTCCCCTGGATGGCCCTTCCGGATTAAAACCATTTTTAAATGAACGGATGAAGACGTTTACCCAACAGTTTCTGGATGCCTGCGCTTTGAATGAAGCCCGGGCACTCTGGATCCGTTCTCAAAAAACCCAATCCCTGCGGAAAATGCTGCAGGACGAATTTTATAAAGAATTGGATGAAGAACGGGCGGAACGGTTTAAACACCGTTTATTTGACCGGACTGTTCATCCTACGCAAATTCATGCCCTGCCGGTTGAGCAGGATTTTCGCAGCATCATCGATTTGATTTGCCGGGGGAATGTTGTGACCCATGAACTGAAAATGCGCCTGGCACGCTCGCTGGTGCATGAATTTTTAGGTGAAAATGTGGCCATCTCCTCGTCTCAGGAAGCAGATGAGCTGGTCCTGGATGTCAGAGCCTGGCAGGATGCTGAAGCCCGGGCAGAAATGTTTCATGGTGTGAAAAATCCGGTTCTCCTTTCCTTCTGGAGCGACTGGGATGGAAGTTCACGTCCCAGCGGACAAGGACACCGCCTGGCTGCAGCAGTCCTTCTATATGATGTTCAGCGAATGGCCGGACTTCTGAAACATGCCCGAAAAATTGATCCGTCCTATATTCCACCGGAAGACCTCTGGAAAAAAGTCCAGAAACTGGAGGAAACAACCCGCAATTTCTGGAAACTTTTAAACCGGATTACCGATTTGACGGTAGAGCTGGCAGAACGTTATCAATCCCTTATGCCCTATGATCTGGTCAATCCGTCCGCGTTCCGAAAAGTGCTGGGAAAGGTAGGGCTTTCAGGGGACCCGGTGCGGAAAATCTGGCAACACAATGATAAACTGGAACGGCAAATGCAAAAACTCCGGGAAGAACGACGCTTCTGGCTGGAGTACTATTTTTTGCTGAACAAACAGCTCCGGAAAACAATCCACGATTTTATTCCCCGGATGGCCGGCAGACTGGATGACCCCACCCTTTCTCTACCATTCGTGGCATTCAAAAGCGCGGTCAAACGGGTTGCCCTGACACCCCGGATTCATCAGAAGCAGATTATGGATAGAGATCAGTTTGCCATAGATACAACTATCTATAATATCTGTGAGATTAATATGCTGGCACAACAAACCGGGCATCCTCGGATGGTGCCTGCCCTTCAGGTAAGCATGAGTGATACTCCAAAGGCTTTTGTCAATCTGGACCGGAAGTTTATACAACACCGGGAAACGATCAGCCGTTCAGGTAGACAACCGGTTCCCCCGGTATGGATCATTCCCCTCTTTGAAGAGATGGACCGGGTGAAAAGTATTCGCCAATATCTGGATGAGCTTTGGTCTTATGCCGCCCGGACACGGCGGGTAGATCAGAGTGAGCAGGATCGATTTAAAGAAATGGTATGTGAATTTTTTATCGCCGGTTCGGATTTAAGTCAACAGGTGGGTCAGGCTGGGAGTCAGGAGTTATATCAGCATGCACGGGTGGATATCAAAGAGTGGCTGGCAACCCGGGGACTGGCCGCTGACGTGCGGGTGAAATTGGGCAGTGGTGAGCCCATGCAACGCCAGGGGGGGTATTATGATCCCCTGGCGGGTAAACCGGTAACAGTATCGGAAGGGCTGAAGGAATTGCCGGATGGACCTTTGAAGCTGCAACTCTCATCAGCCCGCTTTCCCCTGAGAGGTATCTGGCAGGGATGGGAATTCCGGACCTTTCAAAGTACCGTAAGTGAATGCATCCGTTTTTTAAGCCTTGAAGACAGAACGGCTCTCCTCCATCACCTGTCAGTTTCGTCAAAAGACCATGCCGATCAGGTCCGCCGGATGAATGATACTTTTCAGGGAACCCGAAACCGGTCTGTAATGCAACGGAGGCAAATGATTGAATCCCTTTACGGCTTGAGCCCCGATACGGCGATGGATCGTTTTATTGATATTCACACACAAAATTTCCGGCAGATTCTTTATGGACGGCATGAAGACCTGACAGGCCTTCACCTGGTCAGCTATTTTCTCTCGAGAATTGTCCCCACGCTTCGTGACCGGCCGACGATACGACCTGTGAGTGGACAGGAAAGACAGGAACTTTTACAGCGTTTGGCACAAATTATTCCCATGGCAGAAAGCGGCAGCATGCTCCGGGCTATCGGTCATCAACGCAGCCAAACGGTGATGATCGGGGTGAATCAACTGTCAACCGGACTTTTTCGGGCTTTTCGGCAGTTTATGGAGGATCCGGAATGGAAAGGAGAAGGCGAGACAATCCTGAAGGACAGAATCTTATCCCGTTTGCCCTGCCTGGATATTCTGAAAACCCTCCGCCTTTATCAGGATCCTGACCTGAAAATTGTAAAGGAAGCAGCCCTGGCTTTTCCACCGGGGAATTCAGCTTTTGCCGCCCTTGAAGAAGACCATCAGCTTATCCGCGAGATGATTCCTTTTCTTCAGGGAGAAGTGTTAAGACAATTGGGACTTCCTGTACAGGATATTTTAACTGAAAACGGAGTGGATCCGGATATTTTATCTGCGCTTCATCCCGAACTGGCCGTTTTAATGCAATCC
This window of the Candidatus Neomarinimicrobiota bacterium genome carries:
- a CDS encoding alpha/beta hydrolase; translation: MAKTRYEEMTLQYGRDEILIRIDRPERESDVVLVLGHGYYHDMEDDLLQYLAQKLPEEGLLVARFNYPFAHKRWKGLPHASKWVPFYQKVLERIQTESFIPENSYYFTGGKSLSALVSASLPDHQDTGKIFLGAPLEIRKGFLRWPVSPEPFLKQSVPMLFVQGSEDRYAPRRKVELLMGKLNPRGHLLLIPGADHSLKIQNQQNRSQKEVYQEISDIILWFVSESLRKKLKKN
- a CDS encoding ABC transporter ATP-binding protein gives rise to the protein MWWNEDDSFEDEGSNIPSTRNIFKKVYPFIRPYRTIFIGAFFLALTGVFLILLQPRILMYIVDKAIPSDSYRPVRNGALLYLGTMVLSAIVGFFSSWLLQLAGVRAISDIKIKLFDHLMTLGLPYLEKYPVGKLVSRIESDAQRLISLTSTMMQRVLMAAGMLVGAMVMLLIVDYRLFLIVAAVLPVVITGTYFLFKYLRPFFREERARYATISGIVAEFLKSVSILQIFNRKHWAARRLEKENESYRRFAAKIAYVEYGIFRGLAFMEVLVTMAVLIFGSKWISAGTMTIGTLILFSQYIAQIYWPIIMLSEQLGEIQRAGGAADRIFNTLEMKPVLPDVPDPLPFPDEIRRIEFKNVSYGYEQDKPVLKNISFDVHAGQSVAIVGPTGGGKTTILSLLCRFRDPDEGAVYINGTDIRRFAVQDLRHHFGLVLQDLYLFPASVKENLMAFREDIPEDQIHHAIQVSRIDSVLFQRGISIHDNLAEGGKDLSYGQRQLLAVARALTVNPSILILDEATSSVDPGTEQKIQHAINTLIEERTSFIVAHRLSTIRHCDIILFIRDGKIMEMGNHDELMMKEGFYYDLIMKQREGVA